A stretch of the Dichotomicrobium thermohalophilum genome encodes the following:
- a CDS encoding MFS transporter — protein MYTSLLRDERGPLAFGAACTFLSAPGQTFFISLFIGALSDSLGFTAGDLGSLYLGATLGSAALLPYFGHWIDRIDLRRYAASVMIGLAVSCAVMASAAGPVSLFIAFLMLRLSGQGLMSHTGMTSVGRYFVSRRGRALSLVVMGFPLSEAVMPALAVILIGAIGWRATYLAVGAGVLLIALPLLLWLIAGRQAFTQPTAREEGARRPSAWDGARIVGRTAYFWLVLPLLIYMPLTATALIFYIQPIGEAKGWSPTLIASAFTSYALFHALAILLGGGLVDRFTARNVLAATGLPMVTGIVLLGLIDAPLTAFAFMGLMGASTGLAHTVISAMWAEVYGVERLGTIRSFSVMLVVAGTAVGPALVGPMIDAGWPIALIAGLFAVFGTVATVLALAGRFRARLPA, from the coding sequence ATGTACACTAGCCTTTTGCGCGACGAGCGCGGGCCGCTGGCCTTTGGCGCGGCCTGCACCTTCCTCTCCGCGCCGGGGCAGACCTTCTTCATCTCGCTGTTCATCGGCGCACTGAGCGACAGCCTGGGCTTCACTGCCGGCGATCTCGGCTCGCTCTATCTTGGCGCGACGCTCGGCTCGGCGGCGCTGCTGCCGTATTTCGGGCACTGGATCGACCGGATCGATCTGCGCCGCTACGCCGCCAGCGTGATGATCGGGCTGGCTGTGTCCTGCGCGGTCATGGCTTCGGCGGCGGGGCCGGTGAGCCTGTTCATCGCCTTTCTGATGCTCCGCCTGTCCGGCCAGGGCCTGATGTCACACACGGGCATGACCTCGGTCGGACGGTACTTCGTCAGCCGGCGCGGGCGGGCGCTGTCGCTGGTCGTGATGGGCTTTCCGCTGTCTGAAGCCGTGATGCCGGCGCTGGCGGTAATCCTGATCGGCGCGATCGGCTGGCGCGCCACCTATCTGGCCGTCGGCGCGGGTGTGCTGCTGATCGCGCTACCGTTGCTGCTCTGGTTGATCGCCGGACGACAGGCCTTCACCCAGCCCACGGCGCGGGAGGAAGGCGCGCGGCGGCCCTCCGCCTGGGACGGCGCGCGGATCGTCGGACGCACCGCCTACTTCTGGCTGGTCCTGCCGCTTTTGATCTACATGCCGCTGACCGCCACGGCGCTGATCTTCTACATCCAGCCAATCGGGGAAGCAAAGGGCTGGTCGCCCACGCTGATCGCCTCGGCCTTCACCAGCTATGCCCTGTTCCACGCGCTCGCGATCCTGCTCGGTGGCGGGCTGGTGGACCGCTTCACCGCGCGGAACGTGCTTGCCGCGACGGGCCTGCCGATGGTGACGGGTATCGTGCTGCTGGGCCTCATTGATGCGCCGTTGACCGCCTTTGCCTTCATGGGCCTGATGGGCGCGTCCACGGGGCTGGCACACACGGTGATCTCCGCCATGTGGGCAGAGGTCTATGGCGTCGAGCGGCTCGGTACGATCCGCAGTTTTTCGGTGATGCTGGTCGTCGCCGGAACGGCGGTTGGCCCCGCGCTGGTCGGGCCGATGATTGATGCGGGCTGGCCCATCGCGTTGATTGCGGGGCTGTTCGCCGTCTTTGGCACGGTGGCGACGGTGCTGGCTCTGGCCGGACGGTTCCGCGCGCGGTTGCCCGCCTGA
- a CDS encoding acetoacetate--CoA ligase has protein sequence MSEPLWRPSPETIANSNLTKFMQYLRREYGAYFRGTDDLHAFSVRAPAVFWPALWDFLGFIGDKGEPPYLVDGDKMPGAQFFPNGQMNFAENLLRRSDDQTAVIFRAEDKLERRMSWAELHGEVSRLQQVLRAHGVGPGDRVAAMMPNAPETLVALLAAASIGAVFSSCSPDFGVKGVMDRFGQIEPKVLIACDGYYYNGKRFEIGEKLAEIVPQLPGLETVLIADYLGQSGQTADALDKAQTLAAAMGAHVPGEVEFTRVPFNHPVYIMYSSGTTGVPKCIVHAAGGALLQQVKEHALHCDVKAGDRVFYFTTCGWMMWNWLVAALACEATIMLYDGSPFAPDGNVLFDYAQTEGMTFFGTSAKYIDALKKNEFRPRDTHDLSKLRTMASTGSPLVPESFDYVYDAIKSDFHLASISGGTDIVSCFVLGNPHKPVWRGEIQGPGLGMAVDVFDQDGNPVRGEKGELVCTRPFPSMPVGFWNDPSGEKYFNAYFARFPNIWHHGDFAMWTEHGGVVILGRSDATLNPGGVRIGTAEIYRQVEQLPEVRESIVIGQDWDNDVRVVLFVVLQEGLELDDALSDRIKRQIREGATPRHVPAKIVQVPDIPRTKSGKITEIAVRDIIHGREIKNKEALANPDVLDYYAQLELSR, from the coding sequence ATGAGCGAGCCTTTGTGGCGTCCCAGCCCGGAGACGATCGCAAACAGCAATCTCACCAAGTTCATGCAATACCTGCGCCGTGAGTATGGCGCGTATTTCCGCGGCACCGATGATCTGCACGCGTTTTCCGTGCGCGCGCCCGCTGTGTTCTGGCCGGCGCTGTGGGATTTTCTCGGCTTCATCGGAGACAAGGGCGAGCCGCCCTACCTGGTCGACGGCGACAAGATGCCGGGCGCACAGTTCTTTCCGAACGGGCAGATGAATTTCGCCGAGAATCTGCTGCGCCGCAGCGATGATCAGACGGCGGTCATATTCCGCGCAGAGGACAAGCTCGAACGCCGGATGAGCTGGGCGGAGCTGCACGGAGAAGTCTCCCGGCTCCAGCAGGTGCTGCGCGCTCATGGCGTCGGGCCCGGCGACCGCGTCGCGGCGATGATGCCGAACGCGCCGGAGACGCTGGTGGCGCTGCTGGCGGCGGCCTCGATCGGCGCGGTGTTCTCGTCCTGCTCCCCGGATTTCGGCGTCAAGGGCGTCATGGACCGATTTGGCCAGATCGAGCCGAAGGTGCTGATCGCATGCGACGGCTACTACTACAACGGCAAGCGCTTTGAGATTGGCGAGAAGCTGGCCGAGATCGTGCCGCAGCTCCCCGGGCTGGAGACGGTGCTGATCGCCGATTATCTCGGGCAGAGCGGACAAACTGCCGATGCGCTTGACAAGGCGCAGACTTTGGCCGCGGCAATGGGCGCGCATGTCCCGGGCGAGGTCGAATTCACCCGCGTGCCATTCAACCACCCCGTCTATATCATGTATTCCTCGGGCACGACCGGCGTGCCGAAATGCATTGTCCACGCCGCCGGCGGCGCGCTCCTGCAGCAAGTTAAGGAGCACGCGCTGCACTGCGACGTGAAGGCCGGCGACCGCGTCTTCTACTTCACGACCTGCGGCTGGATGATGTGGAACTGGCTGGTTGCCGCGCTAGCCTGTGAAGCGACGATCATGCTTTACGATGGCTCGCCCTTCGCGCCGGACGGCAACGTGCTGTTCGATTACGCGCAGACCGAAGGCATGACCTTCTTCGGGACCTCGGCAAAATACATCGACGCGCTGAAGAAGAACGAATTCCGGCCGCGCGACACGCACGACCTGTCGAAGCTGCGCACGATGGCCTCAACCGGCTCGCCGCTGGTGCCGGAGAGCTTCGACTACGTCTATGATGCCATTAAGTCCGACTTCCACCTTGCGTCGATCTCGGGAGGAACGGACATCGTCTCCTGCTTCGTGCTGGGCAATCCGCACAAGCCGGTCTGGCGCGGGGAGATACAAGGGCCGGGCCTGGGCATGGCTGTGGACGTCTTCGACCAGGACGGCAACCCCGTGCGCGGCGAGAAGGGCGAACTCGTCTGCACGCGTCCGTTCCCGTCAATGCCCGTGGGCTTCTGGAACGATCCAAGCGGCGAGAAGTACTTCAATGCCTATTTCGCGCGCTTCCCGAACATATGGCATCACGGCGACTTCGCGATGTGGACCGAGCATGGCGGCGTGGTCATCCTCGGGCGCTCGGACGCCACGCTGAACCCCGGCGGCGTGCGCATTGGCACGGCGGAGATCTACCGGCAAGTCGAGCAATTGCCCGAGGTGCGCGAGTCGATCGTTATCGGACAGGACTGGGACAATGATGTCCGCGTCGTCCTGTTCGTGGTTTTGCAGGAGGGGCTTGAGCTTGACGACGCCCTGAGCGATCGCATCAAGCGCCAGATCCGCGAGGGCGCGACCCCGCGCCACGTCCCGGCGAAGATCGTGCAGGTGCCCGACATCCCACGCACCAAATCCGGGAAGATCACCGAGATCGCCGTGCGCGACATCATCCACGGCCGCGAGATCAAGAACAAGGAGGCGCTCGCCAATCCCGATGTGCTCGACTACTACGCACAGCTGGAACTGAGCCGATGA
- a CDS encoding AsmA family protein — translation MSLFRRVIAGLALVLALLLLVAAAAPYLVDGRTVRDQLVTKLSGWAEGDLRVKGDVRLTSLFDLTIEAEDARIEAPSRFPRVAEIRVDQVAARLNLWALLNGRIVFAKVWVDRPVISLRDPLAEATPAQLWRTVLLDEGEAVAHLAAAVRDAPFEYIELTDARVNWASSADQAAPWSVVISRESGADTVVARGEAYGDSDPLRFTLERGPFRPAGPTLEAPLRLVTESEGWGRLAVDGRIIRANGARFLGNIDVQNAPLSLLADWLGLPAGDALTDGRYTATAALEATAGKISLQQLDLEVGETRATGLLNLQVDGETPTLSGTLGLSSVDLRGLSLSGQSDGILVAEDPRNLRHGGLSSHAQRIGAWLERFDADLRLSAESLQFDGLSTGETAAFLSVSDGVATLDVAELLIFEGMMNGQFSVRWADRAFLLNGKGKAAGIDLERVLSSAQLPPLATGAADISFSVDGAGSTLAAAARNVQVGGRLMALQGGELALDVGAMASQARQRSLNGEGARAGMQMTAERANFEMLRASFLLKDRELRLAPVVLAQNGWIVRGRGRAELTQQRLDWRLDAARMPPDGDQAQAGLAERNNASAADKDAISLHVTGTLQRPWVSYTMPELPLSSAGSNSSWWP, via the coding sequence ATGAGTCTGTTTCGACGGGTCATCGCGGGCCTGGCGCTTGTCTTGGCCCTTCTGCTGCTGGTGGCCGCTGCTGCGCCGTATCTCGTGGATGGCCGCACGGTTCGCGATCAGTTGGTCACAAAGCTCTCCGGCTGGGCCGAGGGCGATCTTCGGGTCAAGGGCGACGTGCGCCTGACGAGCCTCTTCGACCTGACCATCGAGGCAGAGGACGCTCGGATCGAAGCGCCGTCCCGCTTTCCCAGGGTCGCGGAGATCAGGGTCGATCAGGTCGCGGCGCGCCTCAATCTCTGGGCGTTGCTGAACGGGCGCATCGTTTTCGCCAAGGTGTGGGTCGACCGGCCCGTCATCAGCTTGCGCGATCCGCTTGCGGAAGCGACGCCGGCGCAGCTGTGGCGCACGGTGCTACTCGACGAGGGAGAGGCGGTTGCGCATCTCGCTGCGGCGGTCCGGGATGCGCCCTTCGAATACATCGAACTGACGGACGCCAGGGTAAACTGGGCATCCTCGGCCGATCAAGCTGCGCCTTGGTCCGTCGTTATCTCCCGAGAATCGGGCGCTGATACCGTTGTCGCCCGAGGCGAGGCCTACGGCGACTCCGACCCCTTGCGGTTCACGCTTGAGCGCGGGCCATTTCGCCCAGCCGGGCCTACGCTCGAAGCCCCCCTTCGCCTCGTAACCGAGAGCGAGGGCTGGGGACGGCTTGCCGTCGACGGCCGCATCATCCGCGCGAATGGGGCCAGGTTCCTTGGCAATATCGACGTGCAGAACGCACCGCTGAGTTTATTGGCGGATTGGCTGGGTCTTCCGGCGGGGGATGCGTTGACGGACGGGCGCTACACGGCAACAGCGGCGTTGGAGGCAACGGCAGGGAAGATTTCGTTGCAGCAGCTCGACTTGGAAGTCGGCGAGACGCGGGCGACCGGCCTGCTCAACCTGCAAGTCGACGGTGAAACACCAACGCTTTCGGGGACGCTTGGCTTGAGCAGCGTGGACTTGCGTGGTCTCTCGTTGAGCGGCCAGAGCGATGGGATCCTTGTTGCCGAAGATCCGCGGAATCTGAGGCATGGCGGCCTGTCGTCGCACGCGCAGCGCATCGGCGCCTGGCTCGAGCGCTTCGATGCCGATCTGAGACTTTCGGCCGAAAGCTTGCAGTTCGACGGGCTGTCAACGGGCGAGACGGCCGCCTTCCTTTCGGTGAGCGATGGTGTCGCCACTTTGGACGTGGCGGAGTTGCTGATCTTCGAAGGGATGATGAATGGACAGTTCTCGGTTCGCTGGGCCGATCGCGCCTTCCTGCTGAACGGCAAGGGGAAGGCGGCTGGAATTGACCTGGAGCGGGTACTGTCCAGCGCCCAACTGCCACCGCTCGCCACCGGTGCGGCGGACATCTCCTTTTCAGTCGATGGAGCCGGATCGACCCTTGCGGCCGCGGCCCGCAACGTGCAGGTCGGCGGCCGACTTATGGCCTTGCAGGGGGGTGAACTGGCGCTTGACGTTGGTGCGATGGCGTCGCAGGCGCGTCAGCGGTCCCTGAATGGCGAAGGCGCGCGGGCCGGAATGCAAATGACGGCAGAGCGCGCTAACTTCGAAATGTTGCGAGCGTCGTTTCTTCTGAAAGACCGGGAACTGCGACTTGCGCCGGTGGTCCTTGCGCAAAACGGCTGGATTGTCCGCGGACGGGGGCGCGCGGAGCTGACCCAACAACGCCTCGACTGGCGGCTGGATGCCGCGCGAATGCCACCCGATGGCGATCAGGCGCAGGCCGGGTTGGCAGAGCGAAACAACGCTTCTGCCGCGGACAAGGACGCGATAAGCCTGCATGTGACAGGCACGTTGCAGCGGCCGTGGGTCAGTTACACAATGCCTGAGCTGCCGCTGAGCAGCGCGGGCAGCAATTCTTCATGGTGGCCTTGA
- a CDS encoding extracellular solute-binding protein gives MFAESRPPHDAGLVDEQASEPVTVSGAPEENPPASSEEAPSKEAARTDRPPMDLARDPAQETADETAPLAQPEPEPASQNARRPEDITLTVATWNSAYTAAQQRALFAPFTEETGHSLETVSHGDLMRLSAEMVTAEGWDLVELDAQTARRGCDEGWLARIDAADLPASVEGDPAAADYLPGALMSCAVGSAAWSAVVVHDPRAAFEEAPQRITDLFALERFPGKRALPRQAPYVLELALLADGVPPSEIYDVLATPAGQDRAFARLSAVRHAIVWWDEASKALEPFASAGPDDIDDVVMGVAFNGRVFTSAVRARQWLRILWDGQIYRFNYWATPTSAPNAEAARRLLRFVSLPERQARLTRWFPYGPVRKSALPLVGQHAEIDLDMADFVPTMPRNMAGALRFDQAFWDEHGEALKARFAEWLKLPTPQVPADQFVPPTPVKALRANILTVQ, from the coding sequence GTGTTCGCCGAGTCGCGGCCTCCGCATGATGCTGGGCTGGTCGATGAGCAAGCCTCCGAACCGGTGACGGTATCCGGTGCGCCCGAGGAAAATCCTCCGGCGTCGAGCGAAGAGGCGCCATCGAAGGAAGCGGCCAGAACCGACAGGCCGCCGATGGATTTGGCGCGCGACCCCGCGCAGGAGACTGCGGATGAAACCGCGCCTCTGGCGCAGCCGGAGCCGGAACCAGCAAGCCAGAATGCGCGCCGCCCCGAGGACATCACGCTGACGGTCGCCACATGGAATAGCGCCTACACCGCCGCCCAGCAGCGCGCATTGTTCGCGCCATTCACTGAGGAAACCGGTCACAGCCTGGAGACCGTTTCACATGGCGATTTGATGCGCCTCTCGGCCGAGATGGTCACCGCGGAAGGCTGGGATCTGGTCGAGTTGGACGCGCAGACGGCGCGTCGGGGCTGCGACGAAGGCTGGCTGGCCAGAATCGACGCTGCCGACCTCCCGGCCAGCGTGGAGGGGGATCCGGCCGCCGCGGATTACCTGCCCGGCGCACTGATGAGCTGCGCAGTTGGTAGCGCGGCATGGTCAGCCGTCGTCGTCCATGATCCGCGTGCTGCCTTTGAAGAGGCGCCGCAGCGCATCACCGACCTGTTCGCTCTGGAGCGTTTCCCGGGCAAGCGCGCGCTCCCGCGCCAAGCGCCTTATGTTCTGGAGTTGGCGTTGCTGGCCGACGGCGTGCCGCCTTCGGAAATCTACGACGTGCTGGCGACCCCTGCGGGGCAGGACCGCGCCTTCGCACGGCTTTCGGCCGTGCGTCACGCGATTGTCTGGTGGGACGAGGCATCGAAGGCTTTGGAGCCGTTCGCTTCGGCAGGTCCGGACGACATTGACGATGTCGTCATGGGCGTGGCGTTCAACGGCCGCGTCTTTACCAGCGCGGTGCGGGCGCGGCAGTGGCTGCGGATTCTCTGGGATGGGCAGATTTACCGCTTCAACTACTGGGCCACGCCGACATCCGCACCGAACGCCGAAGCGGCCAGGCGGTTGCTGCGCTTCGTGTCGCTGCCCGAGCGGCAGGCGCGTCTTACGCGCTGGTTCCCCTACGGACCGGTGCGCAAATCCGCGTTGCCGCTGGTCGGTCAGCATGCCGAGATTGATCTCGACATGGCGGATTTCGTGCCGACAATGCCGCGCAACATGGCGGGCGCGCTACGCTTCGACCAGGCGTTCTGGGATGAGCACGGCGAAGCGCTGAAGGCGCGGTTTGCCGAATGGCTGAAGTTGCCGACCCCGCAGGTCCCGGCGGATCAGTTCGTGCCGCCAACGCCGGTGAAAGCCCTGCGCGCGAATATCTTGACAGTGCAATGA
- a CDS encoding DMT family transporter: MSRPSHTEAPPSLVRRALTALFNQPYVLLTLTPLFWGGNFVLGRGVHEFFPPIALASIRWTLAFCIILPFALPHLRRDWPEIRQHWPWLLFLGATGAGSFNTLTYIGLNYTPALNALIINSSGPVMIAIASFIFFSDRLTPRQVLGIGLSLIGVIVVVSKGDLQVLAQLEFNTGDLWVLGAMCVWGVYTAFLRKRPASIHWLSLAATLFAVAAVINWPLHAWEHAYVRSLTLSTDALLAIGYVAIFPSILAYVFYTRGVELIGGNRAGVFLHLIPLFGSTLAILILGEQPLWSHGVGFALILTGVTIAARQVRAKAPPPATRPSRETR; the protein is encoded by the coding sequence ATGAGCCGTCCATCGCACACCGAAGCGCCGCCGTCACTGGTGCGCCGCGCACTGACCGCGCTTTTCAACCAGCCTTACGTGCTTTTGACGCTCACCCCGCTGTTCTGGGGTGGCAATTTCGTGCTTGGGCGCGGGGTGCACGAGTTCTTCCCGCCGATAGCCCTCGCCTCGATCCGCTGGACCCTCGCGTTTTGCATCATTCTCCCGTTCGCATTGCCGCATCTGCGCCGCGACTGGCCAGAGATCCGCCAGCACTGGCCATGGCTGCTCTTCCTTGGCGCGACCGGCGCAGGCAGCTTCAATACGCTGACCTATATTGGCCTCAACTACACGCCGGCGCTGAACGCGCTCATCATCAATTCGTCCGGGCCGGTGATGATCGCGATTGCGTCTTTCATTTTCTTCAGCGACCGGCTGACGCCGCGGCAGGTCCTGGGCATTGGGCTGTCGTTGATCGGCGTGATCGTCGTGGTGTCGAAGGGCGATCTGCAGGTGCTGGCGCAGCTCGAGTTCAACACCGGCGACCTGTGGGTGCTGGGCGCGATGTGTGTTTGGGGCGTCTATACCGCCTTCCTGCGCAAGCGCCCCGCCTCGATCCATTGGCTCAGCCTGGCAGCAACCCTCTTCGCCGTGGCTGCGGTCATCAACTGGCCGCTGCACGCGTGGGAGCACGCCTATGTCCGCTCGCTCACGCTGTCAACGGACGCGCTGCTGGCGATCGGCTATGTGGCGATTTTCCCCAGTATTCTGGCGTATGTATTTTATACGCGCGGCGTGGAGTTAATCGGCGGGAACCGGGCAGGGGTGTTCCTGCACCTGATCCCGCTGTTCGGCTCAACCTTGGCCATCCTGATCCTCGGGGAGCAGCCTTTGTGGTCCCACGGCGTCGGCTTCGCGCTGATCCTCACCGGCGTGACCATCGCCGCGCGGCAGGTCCGGGCGAAAGCGCCGCCGCCCGCCACGCGGCCGTCGCGCGAGACGCGGTAG
- the phbB gene encoding acetoacetyl-CoA reductase, translated as MARVAVVTGGTRGIGHAIAVSLKEAGYSVAANYGGNDQAAQNFQSETGIPVYKWDVGDHNACESGLKQVENDLGPVDVLVNNAGITRDAMFHKMTPEMWNDVIRVNLNSMFNMCHPVLGGMRDRGYGRIINISSINGQKGQMGQTNYSAAKAGIIGFTKALAQETARKGITVNTVAPGYVDTDMVADVPEEALNKIIAQIPVGRLGKPEEIARCVTFLASEEAGFITGSTITANGGQYILG; from the coding sequence ATGGCACGGGTAGCAGTCGTCACCGGCGGCACGCGCGGCATCGGCCACGCCATCGCGGTCAGCCTGAAGGAGGCCGGGTACTCGGTCGCGGCCAACTACGGCGGCAACGATCAGGCGGCGCAGAATTTCCAGAGCGAAACGGGCATCCCGGTCTACAAGTGGGATGTCGGCGATCACAACGCCTGCGAGAGCGGGCTGAAGCAGGTCGAAAACGACCTCGGCCCGGTCGACGTGCTTGTCAACAATGCCGGCATCACACGCGATGCGATGTTCCACAAGATGACGCCGGAGATGTGGAACGACGTCATCCGCGTGAACCTGAACTCGATGTTCAATATGTGCCATCCGGTGCTCGGCGGGATGCGCGACCGCGGCTACGGCCGGATCATCAATATCTCCTCGATCAACGGCCAGAAGGGCCAGATGGGCCAGACCAACTACTCCGCCGCCAAGGCCGGCATCATCGGCTTCACCAAGGCGCTGGCGCAGGAGACCGCGCGCAAGGGCATCACCGTGAACACGGTCGCGCCGGGCTATGTCGACACGGATATGGTGGCGGATGTGCCAGAGGAGGCGCTGAACAAGATCATTGCGCAGATCCCGGTGGGCCGGCTCGGCAAGCCGGAAGAGATCGCACGCTGCGTAACCTTCCTGGCCAGCGAGGAGGCCGGCTTCATCACCGGCTCGACGATCACGGCGAACGGCGGGCAGTACATCCTCGGGTAG
- a CDS encoding M20 family metallopeptidase, translating into MSRHVDPVALAQELVRFDTVNPPGQEAACAEHIGAILEQAGFRISYHPLAEGRPNLIARIGGIPDKPALCLTGHTDTVPLGAADWSFDPFSGALDRGKLLGRGTTDMKGGVAAIVSAAVALADKLERTPGLELVITADEETGTNGARMLAEQRLLGRAGAMVVAEPTSNALWLGHKGVLRFEGLARGVTAHASMPEEGQNAIYTAVRAIQALEAFEFGVAAHPYLGSPTLNVGWVRGGMNVNSVPDRASFGVDIRVTPEVDLPVLKERLRETVGPEIEVTFGTEAEAVWTEPDDSWIVELREMMAPQEGSSAEIGAAPYFTDAASLREGYGPIPTVILGPGEPRMAHQTDEFCYVDKITEAAELYTAIIRRWCGV; encoded by the coding sequence ATGAGCCGGCATGTGGACCCGGTCGCGCTGGCGCAGGAACTGGTGCGATTCGATACCGTGAACCCGCCGGGCCAGGAAGCGGCCTGCGCGGAGCATATTGGCGCGATCCTGGAACAGGCGGGCTTTCGCATCAGCTATCATCCGCTGGCCGAAGGCCGGCCCAACCTCATCGCGCGGATCGGCGGCATCCCCGACAAGCCGGCGCTATGCCTGACCGGCCATACCGACACCGTGCCGCTCGGGGCCGCAGACTGGAGCTTCGATCCGTTCAGCGGTGCGCTGGACAGGGGCAAGCTGCTCGGGCGCGGCACGACGGACATGAAGGGCGGGGTCGCGGCGATTGTCAGCGCGGCGGTGGCGCTGGCCGACAAGCTGGAGCGTACGCCCGGCCTCGAACTGGTCATCACGGCCGACGAGGAGACCGGCACGAACGGGGCGCGGATGTTGGCGGAGCAGCGGCTGCTCGGGCGCGCGGGGGCGATGGTCGTGGCCGAGCCGACCTCCAACGCGCTGTGGCTGGGCCACAAGGGCGTGCTGCGCTTCGAGGGGCTGGCGCGGGGCGTGACGGCGCACGCGTCGATGCCCGAAGAGGGGCAAAACGCTATTTATACGGCCGTCCGGGCGATCCAGGCGCTTGAGGCGTTTGAATTCGGCGTTGCCGCGCACCCGTATCTCGGTTCGCCGACGCTCAATGTGGGCTGGGTCCGCGGCGGCATGAACGTCAACTCGGTGCCGGACCGCGCGTCCTTCGGCGTGGATATCCGCGTGACGCCGGAGGTGGATTTGCCGGTGCTGAAAGAGCGGCTGCGCGAAACGGTTGGTCCAGAGATTGAAGTGACATTCGGCACGGAGGCGGAAGCCGTCTGGACCGAGCCGGACGACTCCTGGATCGTCGAATTGCGCGAGATGATGGCTCCACAGGAGGGCAGCTCTGCGGAGATCGGCGCCGCACCATATTTCACGGATGCAGCGTCCCTGCGCGAAGGCTACGGTCCAATCCCGACGGTCATCCTCGGCCCCGGCGAGCCGCGCATGGCGCACCAGACCGACGAATTTTGCTACGTCGACAAGATCACTGAAGCGGCCGAGCTCTACACCGCCATCATCCGGCGCTGGTGCGGCGTCTGA
- a CDS encoding adenylosuccinate synthase, which produces MANVAVVGSQWGDEGKGKIVDWLSERADTVVRFQGGHNAGHTLVIDGQTYKLSLLPSGVVRPGKLSIVGNGVVIDPWALVEEIETLRSQGVDVTPERLRIAENATLILPLHRELDALREAAAGAGKIGTTKRGIGPAYEDKVGRRAIRVMDLQNPKTLKAKLDRILAHHNALRRGLNQPEVDRDELFDSLCEIRPKVLPFVDTVWQLLDQQRRAGKRILFEGAQGALLDIDHGTYPFVTSSNTVAAQAATGSGMGPRAIGYVLGITKAYTTRVGEGPFPSEQENETGQLLGERGREFGTVTGRARRCGWFDAALVRQTIKVAGIDGIALTKLDVLDGFDELKVCVGYRLDGKEIDHLPAAQGAQARVEPIYEVLPGWAGSTEGARSWAELPAQCIKYVRRLEELIEAPVALLSTSPKREDTILVHDPFVD; this is translated from the coding sequence ATGGCCAATGTCGCAGTGGTCGGCTCGCAATGGGGCGACGAAGGCAAGGGCAAGATCGTCGACTGGCTGAGCGAGCGCGCGGACACCGTCGTGCGCTTCCAGGGCGGCCACAACGCCGGGCATACGCTTGTTATCGACGGGCAAACCTACAAGCTCTCGTTGCTGCCCTCGGGCGTGGTGCGACCGGGCAAGCTGTCGATCGTCGGCAACGGCGTGGTCATCGACCCATGGGCGCTCGTCGAGGAGATCGAGACGCTTCGCAGCCAGGGCGTCGACGTGACCCCGGAGCGCCTGCGCATCGCGGAGAACGCGACCCTGATCCTGCCACTGCACCGCGAACTTGACGCGCTGCGCGAAGCCGCCGCAGGCGCCGGAAAGATCGGCACGACCAAGCGCGGTATCGGTCCGGCCTACGAGGACAAGGTCGGCCGGCGCGCGATCCGCGTCATGGACCTGCAGAATCCCAAGACGCTGAAGGCCAAGCTCGATCGCATCCTTGCGCACCACAACGCGCTGCGTCGGGGCCTGAACCAGCCGGAGGTCGACCGCGACGAGCTGTTTGACAGTCTGTGCGAGATCCGGCCCAAGGTCCTGCCGTTCGTGGATACCGTCTGGCAACTTCTGGACCAGCAGCGCCGTGCCGGGAAGCGTATCCTGTTCGAGGGGGCGCAGGGCGCGCTGCTGGACATCGACCACGGCACCTATCCGTTTGTCACTTCCTCCAACACCGTCGCCGCGCAGGCCGCCACCGGCTCGGGCATGGGGCCGCGCGCGATCGGTTACGTGCTGGGCATCACCAAGGCCTACACCACGCGGGTGGGCGAAGGCCCGTTCCCCAGCGAACAGGAAAACGAAACCGGCCAGCTCCTTGGTGAGCGCGGGCGCGAATTCGGCACTGTCACGGGCCGGGCGCGCCGCTGCGGCTGGTTCGACGCGGCGCTGGTGCGCCAGACCATCAAGGTCGCCGGGATCGACGGGATCGCCCTGACCAAGCTCGATGTGCTCGACGGCTTCGACGAACTGAAGGTCTGCGTCGGCTACCGGCTGGACGGCAAGGAGATCGACCACCTGCCCGCCGCGCAAGGCGCGCAGGCGCGCGTCGAGCCGATCTACGAGGTGCTTCCCGGCTGGGCCGGCTCCACCGAGGGCGCGCGCAGCTGGGCGGAGCTACCGGCGCAGTGCATCAAGTATGTTCGCCGGCTGGAGGAACTCATTGAGGCGCCGGTCGCCCTGCTCTCCACCTCGCCGAAGCGCGAGGACACGATTCTCGTGCACGACCCGTTCGTTGATTAA
- a CDS encoding CDGSH iron-sulfur domain-containing protein produces the protein MAEDIVPAQLAPYPVDLEEGRTYAWCRCGRSQRQPFCDGAHKGTGIEPLRFTAERSETVMLCGCKGTDDAPFCDGSHNLA, from the coding sequence ATGGCGGAAGACATCGTCCCGGCGCAGCTTGCCCCCTACCCTGTCGACCTGGAAGAAGGCCGGACCTACGCTTGGTGCCGCTGCGGACGGTCCCAACGCCAGCCGTTCTGCGACGGTGCCCACAAGGGCACCGGCATCGAGCCACTGCGATTCACTGCCGAGCGCAGCGAGACGGTCATGCTGTGCGGCTGCAAGGGCACCGACGACGCGCCGTTTTGCGACGGATCGCACAACCTCGCCTGA